The DNA region TAAAGTAACGTCATGTCCGCCCTGCACGACCATACCCACTGCATCGCCGACGCCCTCACCCGTGCCGACGCCCTGTGCGCCGAACGGGGAGCGCGGCTGACGACGCTGCGCCGGCGCGTGCTGGAACTGGTGTGGTCCAGCCACCGGCCGCGCGGCGCCTACGCGATCCTGGAGGATCTGAGCCAGCAGGACGGCAAGGCGGCGGCGCCGCTGACCGTCTACCGCGCGCTGGAATTCCTGGTCGAGCA from Azospirillum thiophilum includes:
- a CDS encoding Fur family transcriptional regulator produces the protein MSALHDHTHCIADALTRADALCAERGARLTTLRRRVLELVWSSHRPRGAYAILEDLSQQDGKAAAPLTVYRALEFLVEQGLVHRIESLNAYVGCAAPGAVHAGQFLVCDGCGDAAEIDDPQVGSAIAAAAAERGFRVQRPTVEVRGLCKSCQEKPR